One Pseudomonas sp. AN-1 genomic region harbors:
- a CDS encoding alpha-L-glutamate ligase-like protein, with translation MFGLIKTWKALSAKGIMGINRRNADYVLKYNKRSLYPVVDDKILTKERAIAAGIHVPEMYGIISTEKEIENLDKIIGEHNDFVIKPAQGAGGDGILVIADRFEGRFKTVSGKIVSRDEIEQQLSSILSGLYSLGGGRDRALIEYRVTPDPIFKSISYEGVPDIRIIVLMGYPVMAMLRLPTRQSNGKANLHQGAIGVGVDLATGLTLRGTWLNNRITKHPDTANAVDGVQLPNWDGFMKLAAGCYELCGLGYIGVDMVLDVDKGPLILELNARPGLNIQIANDCGLTHRAHAVEARLEELKAKGIKETPEQRVRFSQEVFGHVKPVEL, from the coding sequence GAAGGCCCTGAGTGCCAAGGGCATCATGGGCATCAACCGGCGCAACGCGGACTACGTGCTGAAGTACAACAAGCGCAGTCTGTACCCGGTGGTGGACGACAAGATCCTCACCAAGGAGCGCGCCATCGCCGCCGGCATCCACGTGCCGGAGATGTACGGCATCATCTCCACGGAGAAGGAGATCGAGAACCTCGACAAGATCATCGGCGAGCACAACGATTTCGTGATCAAGCCGGCGCAGGGCGCCGGCGGTGACGGCATCCTGGTGATCGCCGACCGCTTCGAGGGGCGCTTCAAGACCGTCTCCGGCAAGATAGTCAGCCGCGACGAGATCGAGCAACAGCTGTCCAGCATCCTCTCCGGCCTGTACTCGCTGGGCGGCGGCCGCGACCGCGCGCTGATCGAGTACCGGGTGACCCCGGACCCGATCTTCAAGAGCATCAGCTACGAGGGCGTGCCGGACATCCGCATCATCGTGCTGATGGGCTACCCGGTGATGGCCATGCTGCGCCTGCCGACCCGCCAGTCCAACGGCAAGGCCAACCTGCACCAGGGCGCCATCGGCGTCGGCGTCGACCTGGCTACCGGCCTCACCCTGCGCGGCACCTGGCTGAACAACCGGATCACCAAGCACCCGGACACCGCCAATGCGGTGGACGGCGTGCAGCTGCCCAACTGGGACGGCTTCATGAAGCTGGCCGCCGGCTGCTACGAGCTGTGTGGGCTGGGCTACATCGGCGTGGACATGGTGCTCGACGTCGACAAGGGCCCGCTGATCCTCGAGCTCAACGCCCGCCCCGGCCTGAACATCCAGATCGCCAACGACTGCGGCCTGACCCATCGCGCCCACGCCGTGGAAGCGCGTCTGGAGGAGCTCAAGGCCAAGGGCATCAAGGAAACCCCGGAACAGCGCGTGCGCTTCTCCCAGGAAGTGTTCGGCCACGTCAAGCCGGTCGAACTCTGA
- a CDS encoding FMN-dependent NADH-azoreductase, with the protein MKILQINASARSAGANSTRLADAIVARLLAQRPAAVVELRDLASEPHPVLDEAALGALFTPAEQRDAAQAARVALDDALIAQVQAADVVVLGVPMYNFGVPVQLKAWFDAIARAGVTFRYTENGPEGLLKGKRVYVALARGGIYRDTPADSQVPYLKTMLGFLGMTEVEFVYAEGLSMGAVGVDKAFAAAQEQIEALIA; encoded by the coding sequence ATGAAAATCCTGCAGATCAACGCCAGCGCCCGCTCCGCCGGCGCCAATTCCACCCGCCTGGCCGATGCGATTGTCGCGCGCCTGCTGGCGCAGCGCCCGGCCGCCGTGGTCGAGTTGCGCGACCTGGCCAGCGAGCCGCATCCCGTCCTCGACGAGGCCGCGCTGGGCGCGCTGTTCACGCCCGCCGAGCAGCGTGACGCCGCGCAGGCCGCCCGCGTGGCCCTCGACGACGCGCTGATCGCCCAGGTGCAGGCCGCCGACGTCGTGGTGCTCGGCGTGCCGATGTACAACTTCGGCGTGCCGGTGCAGCTGAAGGCCTGGTTCGATGCCATCGCCCGCGCCGGGGTGACCTTCCGCTACACCGAGAACGGCCCGGAAGGCCTGCTCAAGGGCAAGCGCGTCTACGTCGCCCTGGCCCGCGGCGGCATCTACCGCGACACCCCGGCCGATTCCCAGGTGCCGTACCTGAAGACGATGCTGGGCTTCCTCGGCATGACCGAGGTCGAGTTCGTCTATGCCGAAGGCCTGTCCATGGGAGCGGTCGGTGTCGACAAGGCCTTCGCCGCGGCGCAGGAGCAGATCGAGGCGCTGATCGCCTGA
- a CDS encoding pirin family protein, producing MLDIRPAAERGLANFGWLHSQHSFSFGSYYDPEHMGFSDLLVINDDRVRPGRGFGSHPHRDMEIFSYVLDGALEHKDSMGNGSVIRPGDVQVMSAGTGVRHSEFNASREEPVHFLQIWIVPSRRGVAPRYQQRHFAAAEKRGRLRLIISPDGAQGSLSIHQDARVYAGLFDGAEAQRFELPAGRHAYVQVARGALTVNGRRLAAGDGARLRDVRAIDFGAGESAEVLLFDLRPHELPMY from the coding sequence ATGCTGGACATCAGACCTGCCGCGGAGCGCGGCCTCGCCAACTTCGGCTGGTTGCACTCCCAGCACAGCTTTTCCTTCGGCAGCTACTACGACCCGGAGCACATGGGGTTTTCCGACCTGCTGGTGATCAACGACGACCGCGTGCGGCCGGGACGCGGTTTCGGCAGCCATCCCCATCGCGACATGGAGATCTTCTCCTATGTGCTGGACGGGGCGCTGGAGCACAAGGACTCGATGGGCAACGGCTCGGTGATCCGTCCCGGCGACGTGCAGGTGATGAGCGCCGGCACCGGCGTGCGGCACAGCGAGTTCAACGCCTCGCGGGAGGAGCCGGTGCACTTCCTGCAGATCTGGATCGTGCCCAGCCGGCGCGGCGTCGCCCCGCGCTATCAGCAGCGCCACTTCGCCGCCGCGGAGAAGCGCGGCCGGCTGCGCCTGATCATCTCGCCGGACGGTGCCCAGGGCTCGCTGTCGATCCACCAGGACGCGCGCGTCTACGCCGGGCTGTTCGACGGCGCCGAGGCGCAGCGCTTCGAGCTGCCGGCCGGCCGCCACGCCTACGTGCAGGTCGCCCGCGGCGCGCTGACCGTCAACGGCCGGCGCCTGGCGGCCGGCGATGGCGCCCGCCTGCGCGATGTCCGCGCGATCGATTTCGGCGCCGGCGAGAGCGCCGAGGTGCTGCTGTTCGACCTGCGTCCCCACGAATTGCCGATGTACTGA
- a CDS encoding LysR family transcriptional regulator — protein MNRLEAMSLFARVAELGSFTAAASQLGVARSVVTRQIAALEEHLGAKLMVRSTRRLSLTSAGSAYLEKCRTILALVEEAEAGVMEERLTPSGQLRISLPLSFGLRRLAPLLLEFTRSYPAIRLAMDFSDRQLNLIEEGIDLSIRITGQLAPGEIVRRLGSSRLLTVAAPQYLAEHGRPQHPGELAGHACLGYSPQANNRPWTFQVEGRPESFYLPFRLQANNGDALAAAAVEGLGISMQPDFIVAEPLAAGRLVTLLDDYAPPPLGIYAVLPSNRYLPHRVRVLIDFLSSRLADAPAAAGG, from the coding sequence ATGAACCGACTCGAGGCCATGAGCCTGTTCGCGCGGGTGGCCGAGCTGGGCAGCTTCACCGCGGCGGCCAGCCAGCTCGGCGTGGCGCGCTCGGTGGTCACCCGCCAGATCGCCGCACTGGAAGAGCACCTGGGCGCCAAGCTGATGGTGCGCAGCACCCGGCGCCTGTCGCTGACCTCGGCGGGCAGCGCCTACCTGGAGAAATGCCGGACGATTCTCGCCCTGGTGGAGGAAGCCGAAGCCGGCGTGATGGAGGAGCGCCTGACGCCCAGCGGCCAACTGCGCATCAGCCTGCCGCTGAGCTTCGGCCTGCGCCGGCTGGCGCCGCTGCTGCTGGAGTTCACCCGCAGCTACCCGGCGATCCGCCTGGCGATGGACTTCAGCGACCGCCAGCTGAACCTGATCGAGGAAGGCATCGACCTGTCGATCCGCATCACCGGCCAGCTCGCCCCGGGGGAGATCGTGCGCCGGCTCGGCAGCAGCCGCCTGCTCACCGTTGCCGCCCCGCAGTACCTGGCCGAACATGGCCGGCCGCAGCACCCCGGCGAGCTCGCCGGCCATGCCTGCCTGGGGTACTCGCCGCAGGCCAACAACCGGCCATGGACCTTCCAGGTGGAAGGCCGCCCGGAGTCCTTCTACCTCCCCTTCCGTCTGCAGGCCAACAACGGCGATGCCCTGGCCGCGGCCGCCGTGGAGGGACTGGGCATCAGCATGCAGCCGGACTTCATCGTCGCCGAGCCGCTCGCCGCGGGAAGGCTGGTCACCCTGCTGGACGACTACGCCCCGCCGCCGCTGGGCATCTACGCGGTGCTGCCAAGCAACCGCTACCTGCCCCACCGCGTGCGGGTGCTGATCGACTTCCTGTCCAGCCGGCTGGCGGATGCCCCGGCCGCGGCCGGCGGCTGA
- the pabB gene encoding aminodeoxychorismate synthase component I — MPTCVIHPLPYHADPRPRFARVHAAPGACLFDGGRPASQRSRFDLFSAWPERTLAPETGEDGRAFLGRCREALAQLGRAEAPAGVDLPFTGGLLGYLAYDFGRRLERLPEQAEDDLALPDAALGLYAWALVSDHVRRTSQLVFHPSLAAERRAELIALFEADAAGPAGDFRLLAPFAAAIDAAQYRAAIGKVQDYIRAGDCYQVNFTQRFQAPCQGDPWLAYTRLRDACPTPFAGYLALDDGAVVSLSPERFLSVHQGQVETRPIKGTRPRGHDEAEDRLLAAQLQASTKDRAENLMIVDLLRNDLGRSCRIGSVKVPELFALESYPNVHHLVSSVTGELAAGLDAFDLLAGGFPGGSITGAPKIRAMQIIDELEPTRRAIYCGSLLYVDCRGEMDSSICIRTLLVRGGRASCWGGGGIVLDSDWQAEYEESKTKVRVLLETLQATLPA, encoded by the coding sequence ATGCCCACCTGCGTCATCCATCCCCTGCCCTATCACGCCGACCCGCGCCCGCGTTTCGCCCGCGTGCACGCCGCACCCGGCGCCTGCCTGTTCGACGGCGGCCGGCCGGCCAGCCAGCGCAGCCGTTTCGACCTGTTCAGCGCCTGGCCCGAACGGACCCTCGCGCCCGAAACCGGCGAGGACGGCCGTGCCTTCCTCGGCCGCTGCCGGGAGGCGCTGGCGCAGCTTGGCCGCGCCGAGGCGCCGGCGGGCGTCGACCTGCCGTTCACCGGCGGGCTGCTCGGCTATCTGGCCTACGACTTCGGCCGGCGCCTGGAGCGCCTGCCCGAACAGGCCGAGGACGACCTCGCCCTGCCTGACGCCGCCCTCGGTCTGTACGCCTGGGCGCTGGTCAGCGACCACGTGCGGCGGACCTCGCAGCTGGTGTTCCACCCGAGCCTCGCCGCCGAACGGCGCGCGGAGCTGATCGCCCTGTTCGAGGCCGATGCGGCCGGCCCGGCCGGCGACTTCCGCCTGCTGGCTCCGTTCGCCGCGGCCATCGATGCCGCGCAGTACCGCGCCGCCATCGGCAAGGTGCAGGACTACATCCGCGCCGGCGACTGCTACCAGGTCAACTTCACCCAGCGCTTCCAGGCGCCCTGCCAGGGCGACCCGTGGCTCGCCTATACCCGCCTGCGCGACGCCTGCCCGACCCCATTCGCCGGCTACCTGGCGCTGGACGACGGCGCCGTGGTCAGCCTGTCGCCGGAGCGCTTTCTCAGCGTGCACCAGGGACAGGTGGAAACCCGGCCGATCAAGGGCACCCGCCCGCGCGGACACGACGAAGCGGAGGACCGGCTGCTGGCGGCGCAGCTGCAGGCCAGCACCAAGGACCGCGCCGAGAACCTGATGATCGTCGACCTGCTGCGCAACGACCTGGGGCGCAGCTGCCGGATCGGCTCGGTGAAGGTGCCCGAGCTGTTCGCCCTGGAGAGCTACCCCAACGTCCACCACCTGGTGAGCAGCGTGACCGGCGAGCTGGCAGCGGGCCTCGACGCCTTCGACCTGCTGGCCGGCGGCTTCCCCGGCGGCTCGATCACCGGCGCGCCGAAGATCCGCGCCATGCAGATCATCGACGAGCTGGAGCCGACCCGCCGCGCGATCTACTGCGGCTCGCTGCTGTACGTCGACTGCCGCGGCGAGATGGACAGCTCGATCTGCATCCGCACCCTGCTGGTCCGCGGCGGCCGCGCCAGCTGCTGGGGCGGCGGCGGCATCGTGCTGGACTCGGACTGGCAGGCCGAATATGAGGAGTCGAAGACCAAGGTCCGCGTGCTGCTGGAAACCCTGCAGGCTACCCTGCCCGCCTGA
- the msrQ gene encoding protein-methionine-sulfoxide reductase heme-binding subunit MsrQ, translated as MLLAVRLAVFAAALAVPGFWLYQALGGLLGPDPGKVLLERLGQGALCLLLLTLALSPLRRLSGWPGWLRLRRQLGLWCFAYACLHLLAWLAFLLGFDPGALGTELAERPYILVGFAAWALLLPLALTSNRASMRRLGAGWQRLHRLVYPALMLALLHFLWVVRSDLGEWLVYAAVAALLLALRWPWLLARLSGVFRRAG; from the coding sequence ATGTTGCTGGCCGTGCGTCTGGCGGTGTTTGCCGCCGCCCTGGCGGTGCCGGGGTTCTGGCTGTATCAGGCGCTGGGCGGGCTGCTCGGTCCCGATCCGGGCAAGGTGCTGCTGGAGCGACTGGGGCAGGGCGCCCTGTGCCTGCTGCTGCTGACCCTGGCGCTGTCGCCGCTGCGCCGCTTGAGCGGCTGGCCCGGCTGGCTGCGCCTGCGGCGCCAGCTCGGCCTGTGGTGCTTCGCCTATGCCTGCCTGCACCTGCTCGCCTGGCTGGCGTTCCTGCTCGGCTTCGATCCGGGCGCGCTGGGCACGGAGCTGGCCGAGCGGCCCTACATCCTGGTCGGCTTTGCCGCCTGGGCGCTGCTTCTGCCGCTGGCGCTGACCTCCAATCGCGCCAGCATGCGCCGCCTCGGCGCTGGCTGGCAGCGCCTGCACCGGCTGGTCTACCCGGCCCTCATGCTGGCCCTGCTGCATTTTCTCTGGGTGGTGCGCTCGGACCTCGGCGAGTGGCTGGTCTATGCGGCGGTGGCGGCGCTGCTGCTGGCGCTGCGCTGGCCCTGGCTGCTGGCGCGCCTGAGCGGCGTGTTCAGGCGGGCAGGGTAG
- the msrP gene encoding protein-methionine-sulfoxide reductase catalytic subunit MsrP: protein MLIRRSSRADCKSSEITPEAVYRERRRFMAASGVLLAGSLLPDWLLAGTARYGQVPEAAAPEWFARQLQGVRWQDAPQDEALTPWSAATDYNNFYEFGPDKGDPAANAGRMSTADWTVQVDGEVARPGRYGLEELFSEQTLEERIYRLRCVEAWSMVIPWLGFPLAALLKKVEPTANARYVRFESLVDERVMPGVTSNFARIDWPYVEGLRLDEAMHPLTILAVGMYGRILPNQNGAPLRLVVPWKYGFKSIKSIVRISLVAEQPVTTWQSMAPQEYGFYANVNPQVDHPRWSQARERRLPSSLFSPNIRPTLMFNGYAEEVAGLYAGMDLHREY from the coding sequence ATGCTGATCAGACGAAGTTCCCGCGCGGACTGCAAATCCTCGGAAATCACCCCGGAAGCCGTCTACCGCGAGCGGCGACGCTTCATGGCCGCCAGCGGCGTGCTGCTCGCCGGCAGCCTGCTGCCGGACTGGCTGCTGGCCGGCACGGCGCGCTACGGGCAGGTGCCGGAAGCCGCGGCGCCGGAATGGTTCGCCCGCCAGCTGCAGGGCGTGCGCTGGCAGGACGCGCCGCAAGACGAGGCGCTGACGCCCTGGTCGGCGGCCACCGACTACAACAACTTCTACGAATTCGGCCCGGACAAGGGCGATCCGGCGGCCAATGCCGGACGGATGTCGACGGCCGACTGGACGGTGCAGGTCGACGGCGAGGTGGCCAGGCCGGGGCGCTATGGCCTGGAGGAGCTGTTCTCCGAACAGACGCTGGAGGAGCGCATCTACCGCCTGCGCTGCGTCGAGGCCTGGTCGATGGTGATCCCCTGGCTGGGCTTTCCGCTGGCCGCGCTGCTGAAGAAGGTGGAGCCGACCGCCAATGCGCGTTACGTGCGCTTCGAGTCGCTGGTCGACGAGCGGGTGATGCCCGGCGTGACGTCCAACTTCGCGCGGATCGACTGGCCTTACGTCGAGGGGCTGCGCCTGGACGAGGCGATGCATCCGCTGACCATCCTGGCGGTCGGCATGTACGGGCGCATCCTGCCCAACCAGAACGGCGCGCCGCTGCGCCTGGTGGTGCCCTGGAAGTATGGCTTTAAGAGCATCAAGTCGATCGTGCGGATCAGCCTGGTGGCCGAGCAGCCGGTCACCACCTGGCAGAGCATGGCGCCGCAGGAATACGGCTTCTATGCCAACGTCAACCCGCAGGTCGATCATCCGCGCTGGAGCCAGGCCCGCGAGCGGCGCCTGCCGAGCAGTCTGTTCAGCCCGAACATCCGCCCGACCCTGATGTTCAACGGCTATGCCGAGGAGGTCGCCGGCCTCTATGCCGGCATGGACCTGCACCGGGAGTACTGA
- a CDS encoding ATP-binding protein, with amino-acid sequence MPSLNRIILINTHLAGVVELLVDDHTNICGTNASGKTTLQRLVPVFYGEYPSRVVPATRDSFERWYLPTEQSFIVYEYQRMDGEACQTILAASSDGRGVDYRLAHKAFELDDYIRSRQGDVVVCRSMAELGRHFRQSGVAVSNQLNTRQYRAIIQNDRSLLAADSQRGELRQLARQFSLCAGEHSLRHIEKLVRAVHSREGKMETVKSMVAAILEEDGVAPPTTGLSPQRVEDWIRDSQLIQGFAALRPQFARLEHDFAELQAGETRLAGLLQAFQTDQPLLFARQEQLRLALEQSGFELKLLEDDWKDQRDALSLELSQVQARIGSAETQLQHIEEQYQQYLDADIDQAKADLEKLDGWRLELDNHKERLRLLTEQHADVQNAYLERKQIVQERQQEAVDRLHEQESRVRDELAERTQHKHEALAQLDRAFANRRQEAESASRERRHALELEKSRQEQLIASFAYSEEEALSLEILDRRQEEAEEQRDAAAQQLDALQQQERLLLRQREEAARQLAQASRRVGERQRELDDAERLLYPGQHSLLEFLRREQPGWEQQLGKVIEPSLLQRSDLKPALSEAPADSLYGVQLDLAALATPEHAAGEAELRHRVQLAGDNLQDARNQQEQVESQLGEHGAALEELNTRLVLARTAVQTAKDNRQRLREERAALKERLDAALAERRQSARQQLAGLDAALAQLKLEHASLLEELDSQHREARLDTSAHWQQVIGDLEQRLAHLRGQLEEQRAQGKAELAACESWYRNELKSRGVDEAQLIQLKSGIREREQRIRDTEARRAEVHRFDEWYALTWLKRKPQLQEDLIEHRREATDLKLRLDTATQAFKSRRDALEQQRREALQAQGRLGEQLDSLKGLIKRLGELKLPRDGQTPAGELDERLRLAQELLHGRENLLAAIRQHVERFDSLIAGKAGSSLTETWERSREECSLVSERGVPTLDYRRLVPALAQLLNVLVPQSITALREQGRIFGKDLFDYFAVLADIDQRIASQSARITREVGEELFLDGVSNSAVTIRSKITELEFWPELRAFVAAYREWEDSGFSDLPGEDYTGSMRRALEVLGRSALTSGIAGLLEIELRLREGNSDLVIRTDRQLNESSSHGMAYLILCKFLLAFTRLLRGRAPATIHWPIDELGTLHHSNVKKIFDACASNAIRILGAFPNPDSEVLALFKNRYIVDKQSRRLQVVKPRLDVVGERLKARLSEETV; translated from the coding sequence ATGCCCAGCCTCAACCGCATCATCCTGATCAACACCCACCTCGCCGGCGTGGTCGAGCTGCTGGTCGACGACCACACCAACATCTGCGGTACCAACGCCTCCGGCAAGACCACCCTGCAGCGCCTGGTGCCGGTGTTCTACGGCGAATACCCGAGCCGCGTGGTGCCGGCCACCCGCGACAGCTTCGAGCGCTGGTACCTGCCGACCGAGCAGAGCTTCATCGTCTACGAATACCAGCGCATGGACGGCGAGGCCTGCCAGACCATCCTCGCCGCCAGCAGCGACGGCCGCGGCGTCGACTACCGCCTGGCGCACAAGGCCTTCGAGCTGGACGACTACATCAGGAGCCGCCAGGGCGATGTCGTGGTCTGCCGCAGCATGGCCGAGCTGGGCCGCCACTTCCGCCAGAGCGGCGTGGCGGTCAGCAACCAGCTGAACACCCGCCAGTACCGGGCGATCATCCAGAACGACCGCAGCCTGCTGGCCGCCGACAGCCAGCGCGGCGAGCTGCGCCAGCTGGCCCGGCAGTTCTCGCTGTGCGCCGGCGAGCACAGCCTGCGCCACATCGAGAAGCTGGTGCGCGCCGTGCACTCGCGCGAGGGCAAGATGGAGACGGTCAAGTCGATGGTCGCCGCGATCCTCGAGGAGGACGGCGTGGCGCCGCCGACCACCGGGCTCAGCCCGCAGCGGGTCGAGGACTGGATCCGCGACAGCCAACTGATCCAGGGCTTCGCCGCGCTGCGCCCGCAGTTCGCCCGCCTGGAGCACGACTTCGCCGAGCTGCAGGCCGGCGAGACGCGCCTGGCCGGCCTACTGCAGGCCTTCCAGACCGACCAGCCGCTGCTGTTCGCCCGCCAGGAGCAGCTGCGCCTGGCACTCGAGCAGAGCGGCTTCGAACTCAAGCTGCTGGAGGACGACTGGAAGGACCAGCGCGATGCCCTCAGCCTCGAGCTGTCGCAGGTACAGGCACGCATCGGCAGCGCGGAAACCCAGCTGCAGCACATCGAGGAGCAGTACCAGCAGTACCTCGACGCCGACATCGACCAGGCCAAGGCCGACCTGGAGAAGCTCGACGGCTGGCGCCTGGAGCTGGACAACCACAAGGAACGCCTGCGCCTGCTCACCGAACAGCACGCCGATGTGCAGAACGCCTACCTGGAGCGCAAGCAGATCGTCCAGGAGCGCCAGCAGGAAGCCGTCGACCGCCTGCACGAGCAGGAAAGCCGGGTGCGCGACGAACTGGCCGAGCGCACCCAGCACAAACACGAGGCCCTCGCCCAGCTCGACCGCGCCTTCGCCAACCGCCGTCAGGAGGCGGAAAGCGCCAGCCGCGAGCGACGCCACGCCCTCGAACTGGAGAAGAGCCGCCAGGAACAGCTGATCGCCAGCTTCGCCTACAGCGAGGAGGAAGCGCTGAGCCTAGAGATTCTCGACCGCCGCCAGGAGGAGGCCGAGGAGCAGCGCGACGCCGCCGCCCAGCAGCTCGACGCCCTGCAGCAGCAGGAGCGCCTGCTGCTGCGCCAGCGCGAGGAGGCTGCCCGGCAGCTCGCCCAGGCCAGCCGCCGGGTCGGCGAACGCCAGCGCGAGCTGGACGACGCCGAGCGCCTGCTCTACCCCGGCCAGCACAGCCTGCTGGAGTTCCTGCGCCGCGAGCAGCCGGGCTGGGAGCAGCAGCTCGGCAAGGTGATCGAGCCGAGCCTGCTGCAGCGCAGCGACCTCAAGCCGGCCCTCAGCGAGGCGCCGGCCGACAGCCTGTACGGCGTGCAGCTCGATCTCGCCGCGCTGGCCACCCCGGAGCACGCCGCCGGCGAGGCCGAGCTGCGCCATCGCGTGCAGCTGGCCGGCGACAACCTGCAGGACGCCCGCAACCAGCAGGAGCAGGTGGAGAGCCAACTGGGCGAACACGGCGCCGCGCTGGAAGAGCTGAACACCCGCCTGGTGCTGGCGCGCACCGCCGTGCAGACCGCCAAGGACAACCGCCAGCGCCTCAGGGAGGAACGCGCCGCGCTCAAGGAGCGCCTCGACGCCGCGCTGGCCGAGCGCCGCCAGAGCGCGCGCCAGCAACTCGCCGGCCTGGATGCCGCCCTCGCCCAGCTCAAGCTGGAGCACGCCAGCCTGCTGGAGGAGCTGGACAGCCAGCACCGCGAGGCGCGCCTGGACACCAGCGCGCACTGGCAGCAGGTGATCGGCGACCTGGAACAGCGCCTGGCCCATCTGCGCGGCCAGCTGGAGGAGCAGCGCGCCCAGGGCAAAGCCGAGCTGGCCGCCTGCGAGAGCTGGTACCGCAACGAGCTGAAGTCGCGCGGCGTCGACGAGGCGCAACTGATCCAGCTGAAGAGCGGCATCCGCGAGCGCGAGCAGCGCATCCGCGACACCGAGGCGCGGCGTGCCGAGGTGCACCGCTTTGATGAGTGGTACGCGCTCACCTGGCTCAAGCGCAAGCCGCAGCTGCAGGAGGATCTGATCGAGCACCGGCGCGAAGCGACCGACCTCAAACTGCGCCTGGACACCGCCACCCAGGCCTTCAAGAGCCGCCGCGACGCACTGGAGCAGCAGCGCCGCGAGGCCCTGCAGGCCCAGGGCCGGCTCGGCGAGCAGCTCGACAGCCTCAAGGGGCTGATCAAGCGCCTCGGCGAACTCAAGCTGCCGCGCGACGGCCAGACGCCGGCCGGCGAGCTGGACGAGCGCCTGCGCCTGGCCCAGGAGCTGCTGCACGGCCGCGAGAACCTGCTCGCCGCCATCCGGCAGCACGTCGAGCGCTTCGACAGCCTGATCGCCGGCAAGGCCGGCTCCAGCCTGACCGAGACCTGGGAGCGCAGCCGCGAGGAGTGCAGCCTGGTCAGCGAGCGCGGCGTGCCGACCCTCGACTACCGCCGCCTGGTGCCGGCGCTGGCCCAGTTGCTCAACGTGCTGGTGCCGCAGAGCATCACCGCGCTGCGCGAGCAGGGGCGGATCTTCGGCAAGGACCTGTTCGACTACTTCGCCGTGCTGGCCGACATCGACCAGCGCATCGCCAGCCAGAGCGCGCGGATCACCCGCGAGGTCGGCGAGGAGCTGTTCCTCGACGGCGTGTCCAACTCGGCGGTGACCATCCGCTCGAAGATCACCGAACTGGAGTTCTGGCCGGAGCTGCGCGCCTTCGTCGCCGCCTACCGCGAATGGGAGGACAGCGGCTTCAGTGATCTGCCCGGCGAGGACTACACCGGCAGCATGCGCCGCGCCCTCGAGGTGCTCGGCCGCTCGGCGCTGACCAGCGGCATCGCCGGCCTCCTGGAGATCGAGCTGCGTCTGCGCGAGGGCAACAGCGACCTGGTGATCCGCACCGACCGCCAGCTCAACGAGTCGTCCAGCCACGGCATGGCCTACCTGATCCTCTGCAAGTTCCTGCTCGCCTTCACCCGCCTGCTGCGCGGCCGCGCCCCGGCGACCATCCACTGGCCGATCGACGAGCTGGGCACCCTGCACCACAGCAACGTGAAGAAGATCTTCGACGCCTGCGCCAGCAACGCCATCCGCATCCTCGGCGCCTTCCCCAACCCGGACTCCGAGGTGCTGGCGCTGTTCAAGAACCGCTACATCGTCGACAAGCAGAGCCGCCGGCTGCAGGTGGTCAAGCCGCGCCTGGACGTGGTCGGCGAACGCCTGAAAGCCCGCCTGAGCGAGGAGACCGTCTGA